In Myxocyprinus asiaticus isolate MX2 ecotype Aquarium Trade chromosome 12, UBuf_Myxa_2, whole genome shotgun sequence, the DNA window TGCTATATTTGCTGTAGCTGCTACAAACTGCTCTTCAGAAAGCGTCAGTGCGTAACAATAGTAACAGCGCACTCTGACAAACCTAGTAGTCAGGTGAATTCAAACACCAAAGTTATACAATTCATTGTTGTCCACAGGCTaggtaaaatagtttttttattattattatttactttttctgttactctttttattattatattattcaattattttgttttgttttttaatgtgggTCGTAAGGGTTAGGGTTTGACAAATTAGGTTGTCCGAGATTATACaaattttaaatcttttaaaaatatagtttaaaacaagttttaagtttgtagaaatgttaaATTTGTGTACATGTTGGTgtcacacatttttgaaaaacagttataacattttatatatacaggtgcatctcaataaattagaatgtcgtggaaaagttcatttatttcagtaattcaactcaaattgtgaaactcgtgtattaaataaattcaatgcacacagactgaagtagtttaagtcttttgttcttttaattgtgatgattttggctcacatttaacaaaaacccaccaattcactatctcaaaaaattagaatatggtgacatgccaatcagctaatcaactcaaaacacctgcaaaggtttcctgagccttcaaaatggtctctcagtttggttcactaggctacacaatcatggggaagactgctgatctgacagttgtccagaagacaatcattgacaccattcacaaggagggtaagccacaaacattcattgccaaagaagctggctgttcacagagtgctgtatccaagcatgttaacagatagttgagtggaaggaaaaagtgtggaagaaaaagatgcacaaccaaccgagagaaccgcagccttatgaggattgtcaagcaaaatcgattcaagaatttgggtgaacttcacaaggaatggactgaggctggggtcaaggcatcaagagccagcacacacagacatgtcaaggaatttggctacagttgtcgtattcctcttgttaagccactcctgaaccacagacaacgtcagaggcatcttacctgggctaaggagaagaagaactggactgttgcccagtgttccaaagtcctcttttcagatgagagcaagttttgtatttcatttggaaaccaaggtcctagagtctggaggaagggtggagaagctcatagcccaagttgcttgaagtccagtgttaagtttccacagtctgtgatgatttggggtgcaatgtcatctgctggtgttggtccattgtgttttttgaaaaccaaagtcactgcacccgtttaccaagaaattttggagcacttcatgcttccttctgctgaccagctttttaaagatgctgatttcattttccagcaggatttggcacctgcccacactgccaaaagcaccaaaagttggttaaatgaccatggtgttggtgtgcttgactggccagcaaactcaccagacctgaaccccatagagaatctatggggtattgtcaagaggaaaatgagaaacaagagaccaaaaaatgcagatgagctgaaggccactgtcaaagaaacctgggcttccataccacctcagcagtgccacaaactgatcacctccatgccacgccgaattgaggcagtaattaaagcaaaaggagcccctaccaagtattgagtacatatacagtaaatgaacatactttccagaaggccaacaattcactaaaaatgtttttttttattggtcttatgatgtattctaatttgttgagatagtgaattggtgggtttttgttaaatgtgagccaaaatcatcacaattaaaagaaccaaagacttaaactacttcagtctgtgtgcactgaatttatttaatacacaagtttcacaatttgagttgaattactgaaataaatgaacttttccacgatattctaatttattgagatgcacctgtatgtaaaaaaaatacgtAAAAggcattaaatatttatattaaaaaaaatctaattacaaatatcatgaaattttgagtcacaaatatcaagaTATTTTCGAAGGGTTACTCCATTTGGCCTTAACAAATTGTGCctgttcataaaaatgtcaaaatctgatattttttaaaaacttctcACACATTCATGAAGGTCGAAAAGGGTCCTATCTGTTTTATGGGTTtcttcacatgacaacagaatggcttcCTGCATGGTGGTCACACCACCtgattttgatttggtggacaaatgttttttatttatttatttatttttatgtataatatacaaaaaaaaaaataaaacaaaattgtttcactgtttatttaaaataataataataataaaaaaacattatttcagtCCAAACTACTTgtatcaaaatttattttttcataaatttcagcttttaatgagaattttattcTCTGGATGGCACACCTTAGAGACCTTTAATAAAGTTATGAaatctcaattcaattcaataaaaaaaagtttgagttTTTAGATTGACCTTTAGTTAGCCTACTTTAAACCGAATTTAGACCCACTTCTAGGTACACTTGCAGTTCAGTGAAGCAGATGCTGACTGTTTTCCTGAAACATCAAGGTCAAAAGACCACACATTTTGCCCACTTGATGTAGTTAGTTGTGTTACAAAATGTGGACAGAGAAATGGTTTGGTTGCTTTTTGGActcttgtttacttgtttacttcttcactttattattattattattaatgtaactGATATGCATATTATAGGATACAAATGTTCACAGCATTTCAAAATGTCCAGAAATAGATAGTCTAACAGGTCTTTAAAAACAGAGGACTGCTGAGATAGCTATAAAATTGTAACATCGATCAATGTCTACAACCATACTTTGAAgtgaaaatgacaaaggataTGAGTAGTTATTGCCAGAAGTTTTGTCGCTATTGTAAATCTAAAAAGTGCATTCCTTTAGAAAATCCCCAGAGATTTTATGGATCTCTTTGCatttacaaaagaaaaaaggaaaaaatttaagctatttttaaaaagtaaaatgtcaCATTTGAATTATTAATAGCCACAGAAATGAAACCAAGTATACTTTAAGTCTTTTGCAGAACATCTGTGGTTCACTAATAATATTATGAAATTTAAGAACCAGACTTTTAATTAAAAGGACTTGCTAGTGAATATCTATGTGAATCTCTTCAttgttataaaataatttttaagattGGCATGCAACACGCTctatttatttagatatttaatgAGAGGCTCCTGAGAGACTAAACATTGTatcagaaatatgtcacaataaTTGATCACACAAATATAATAGataaagtttaattaaatgtctttttttctttctttctttctttctttccttgtgGTTTATATGTGCCAGTTTCACACAAACTATAACTGGGGGACTGGCATATGCCTTATAGTTTTTTACATTCTCAGTTTCCATGCCTTTACAGTAAATAACAAGGCAGTTGCTCCCACAGTTTATGAGgagtttattaattatatttcttATTCTAACAAACACATCTGCTTATTAAATATtagcactttcttttttttttttttttttattacactgaaTCTCAAATTCACATTTTCTGACATGGGGTTTCCCCAGAAGCTCTTTGAAGATGAAGATGGAAACTAAGTGTAAAAAAGTTCAAAGATCTGGGGCAGACAGGAAGGCTGACTTCTGTGGTGTTGTTCTCACTTGCAAAGTACTTGTGAGAGGTAACATGTGAGGAGGACATGGGTAATTTGTTCTTATATTGATATTCCACAGCCTCATATTTTATTCTGTCTTTAGTACCAGTAACATTACAGCATAAGATAATATTGTTACAGGTGTTTTTGAATAACATTTGTATGTGAAACTAATGATTAAAGGCATATTAACTGCTTGCTGTACTGACAGATAAAAGCATGGCTTTTATGAGAAAGattagtcatattaaataatatgtcTTATATAACATGTTCTCTTCCTACACTGGTTTTTCAATTCTCATAACAAAATCTGTGACTCGTGTAGTGGTCAGCCCTCTTGATCACACTCATGAGCATCTATGATGGTAACAGAAAAGGAGTCCAAATGGAGTTTGAGAAGAAATCACTCTCCTAAGTGGAATATTAAAGGTATGAATGTCTTTTTACATCTATAGAACATATGCCATTTTTACTACTGCCATTTGGTGTCATGACCTTCTGAATTACACTGGTGAAAAACTGTTAaactaaaaatgtgctttatgtgggaacatctaaattaactagttttagtcaactccaaaatataatttaacattactgaatcaacatgaatacattagtttacactaacaaaactaattttaagggttaaatcaagTAGAAACAGGTCCTTAAGGTAGCAATTACAGTTTAACACTTTTCTTTTGCACATAtattaacatttcattttgtcAAGTCTTTAGGTTTGGATCAACAtcattttttttgttgcatgaCTTAACTGGTAATGTTAATGTACTATATCATCATATTGTGATTTGTACAGTATTAATTTCTGAATGTTTAAGAGCAGTTCATGAAGTTAATTTAATGATCAGTGATGACTAGAAAAGCGGTTTAATAAGTAGGATGCATCTGTTGAAACAGACGCTCGGAGTTTCAGAACAGGCATTTTATATACCACAAATCTAGGTCATTGCCCCTTGAAAGAGCAATGCAACTCTGAGAAAACAAGGTTGACATAAAAAAATGAAGTATTGCTCAAGAGAATGCTGACTATTTAAACAGGTCACAATCATGCATTTACTTTTCTGGAAACAATCagtactttgtgttttttttacagtctATGATACAGACAGGTTTGCAGCAAGATATGTGACACTTTTATGATGTGAATGTCTTTAAAATGGACGACTGTGTAAAAAGCAACCCACTTTTTTATTCTGCTTGCATGTTTTCATTGGACTGTTCACACATGTGCATGTGAGAAGACTAGAACTAGgcatgaaatataaaaaaatgacctGACATATTATTCACTCATCATTAAAGAGGCTCAGACCAAGAAAAGCATGAAATGGATTTTTGTCAGTCGAGTCTGGCAAGTGGTCTTCCTTCTTCATTTCAACTGCAAATTCTGCAGTGAGTTAAGTTATTGTGTCGAAATTCTGAAGCTGCTTTGATCGTTCAGTTTCTTCAATCCCATTTATTAGTTACGTTTTTGGAGCAACCACTTTACATTACGTATGTCATGATGTTTTGGTCTAGCGGCACTCTCTGTTTAGGCTGCTACGGAATTGTTTGTGCTGGAAAGTTGACAGTAGACTCTGACATAATTCACTTTGGCTCCAACTTGACAGTACACTGTAAGTCAAGCATTCAGTGCTGTGGCAGACGCTTGACTTCAATGGATAGACCGTTTTTGAAACAACTAATTGCTCCACGGTACAAACACAGATAGCCATCAACCAGACCATATTTTTGGTCCTCTGCAAGGTAAAGGAGGATGACAGATGGCACATTGTTTGCGGCCGGGATCTCAAGGCTGGCTGTAGGTATTCTGTATTTATAGTGCTACATTTTAAGTAAATAGACAAACTCATTGTTACATACAGTTCTTATAATATCTTTATATCAAGGTATGAGAAATCTGTGCAAAGGGATGGATGTTGGGGTGGGTTGTGATAGTAATGTTGGACATGCACTTGTAACTgatattgaaataataataataataattaacaactTTGTGTGTCACTGCATTGACCTCACTACATTAAGTTACaccaaaacattttgttttttaagggTCAGGTCAGGTAGAAATAGTTCAAGAAGCTCAATATATACCCTAAGGTAAAATAAGTCAATATTTACAATATAGATTTGTAAtcactttttactataaaatgaTAGTGAGAGCATTTAATTAAGATGACAGATTAGTTGTCATTGAAAGATTCagatataaatatgaataaaaatataataagaaTATAATGAAGAATATAAGAATATTCTTCataaatgaatatatacagtgtatatatatatatatatatatatatatatatatatatatatatatatatatatatatatatatatatactgtatatatacagtataatgaataTTCTTCAGTATACAGTGTATTAGAATATAAAGaagaatatattttctgtatGAAAATATAAGAAaggttaaaaaaattttttatagatgtaaacatactttttttattaatggtaataaaaatgttattactGAAAGTGTTATGGTGATTTTTTTGCTGCTGATAGAACTGTGGTTCAAATTAACTTCATGCTTTAGACCCTCCAGGTAAATTGAAATTCAACTGTGTGACACACACATTCAGAGTATGTGAACTGTCTTCTGACAGTAACAATTGAGACGCATTTAGACACAAACTACACAGTGACATTTAAGGAGTAAATATGCCttattcaaatgtgcatttctgaactgttcatttaaaaatgaattccTGTAACCAAACATTTTAAGATCATCAAGGGGTTCATGTTGTATATTTTGTCATTTCAATAGTGCATGTAACTATCTTGCTTTTTGTTGCCTTATCTTGCTTGTTTTGCCATATCTTTCTTCCTCACAAAGCAAAAGCACATCTCAGTCCCTCCGATATGAAATGCCGAAGGATGGTCATGTCTCTATTCCGCGATCTGTGTTTGATGAGACTGTGACCTACCAAGTCCATGTAAGAGGGTGTAATACACTAGGAGAGTCTAACTCTACTTTCACCTTCTCGGTTTGGGATAGCGGTGAGAGAACTTCACACATTTAGTCATTTCTGAATCACTTTGGTTGCCTTTGAACCCGAAAGACAAAATTTCTCATGATGAGATTTTGTCTCTTATTACAGTCATTGACCCGTCATTGCATTTAATATGGTCTGATTAAATAGTAAAACTGCATGAATGTTTTTCTTTTACTGGAACTAACTTTTACAAATGCATTTGTTTTGTCTTATTTGGACACATTAGTGACACTAAAAGATacctgaatgtcattgcatttgatacaaaatatcaaatcgGCATATGTGGCACAAATGATGCTAGTGCTTTTCTCAGAGCGAACCTTTACCATTTTTCCAATTACTTGTAACCAACTGGTGTCATTTTTAATGGATGTGTGAAGTTAGTACCCCTCAAATTCATACAGGTGCTCAAGGCAGAGTAACCACAGCTGTAGTGCAGCACATTAACTATATAGACACGTTCCACAAAATTTGACAACCAAagtgtgcaaaaatgttttgtcaaattCAATAACAGTCCAATTTTGTCATTTGACACTGAACAAGCTTTCTTTGTAAAATATTTGGCTTGAAATGTGTttgctatatacagtatttcttaaAAATACACATCTTTGCTTTTatcattttgttatctaatgctaaGATATTCATACAATTTGAACTGtgccttaagtgtccaaatacttttttgtaccACTTTATGTATCATtttatgacatatgaaatattgttCTTGTTCAGTGATTCCAAGCACTCCAGAGATTACAAAGATTGCATTTGAAAAGAGCTCCCTTTCTCCCACAATATACTGGAAGAGCTCAGAAGATTCACTGAAACCAAGCCTAAGATTCAGAAGAGCACATGATACACAGGACTGGGTGAGAGTCAGATGTTTATTTGTCTAATCCCtaataaaaaagacagaaatattcTGAACATTCTGAATTGGTGGGAAAAATGTGTGTTGATCAAAAGCATGTTGTCCGATAGAATTTAGAGAGTTTTGTTTCTGAAATAGGAAAAGGAAATGGGAACAGTAATGGAGTTCCAAGTTGGAAGCATGCTGATGCAGGACGTCTTAAATCCATTGATGCCCTATCAGTTTGAGTTAAGAGTGTGTGTTACTTCAGTGAACTGCAGCATGTGGAGCCATCCCTACAATGCAACCAGCCCTGGAATAGGTACGGTCGGTTTTTACATTTCTTATCATAAATAATTCATAATAGCAACTGGGAGTTCCTTAGCTTAAGATCACAACATAAGTGCACATAAGCAGCACAATAtctcaaagtttttttatttgtttatttgtgaatgttttatttatttatttattttttcatagatATAATAGGTTATAAGTAGGTCATTCAGTCTTTCACTTGCAAAGGTTTTGACATTTATCTAATAGTAATTGATTATCTCATAATGTGCCCAAGCACCTTCGTACAAACTTGATGTGTGACGAGTCATCAAGGATGCCAATATTtggactgaagccgccttttcactgcatccgacaaatgacAGATTGACAAACGGCAGTGTCGCATGGCGGCTGAGTGGAGTTCTGACCATTTGCAGAGGCGGAATTTCGTATCTGATTTGAGCTTCTGAtacattgaaatatttgtgcgactagaccatatgtgaccgcccgactgaatgtgatgaattcattcaaaactatgagcacaaagtgagaaaaactgacagtttttgtcctaaactttattctaaacatctgctacttctacagattggacagttatgaagtcagaAATGATAattcacgttgcaaatatatataaaaaagcaaaaggcttttgtaattaattgtgtacatgttatttatttctacaatttctttatttaaatcatatctatgaattttgACTTCCTATTTGCCAAATTATTATTGTTgatgttaggcaactattaattataataatagctggcaatgataatgatgataataatgataataaaaagaatggaatctgagtaaatattaaatatgaattttattgaattcatccatctgctcaacagcaaggtttggtagcaaacctcagaaaacaattcacaaaaccaacaacattactaactttctccaaagcttattttgattatttttttgtgtctCAAGGGgatgggtgctctgacatcacagTTCGTGAATGtcttctcccatgcaacgaacattgcgtgactgtgacaacatttttgctaaataaaattatgtggttcattacatgtatcacggcagttccgaagtgaaatgtccactgtgtggcacttaaagggagtgaaatgttctcctgaagagatgaggttaaggttaatgttctatcaagaTTTCCTGAAGAGATGAGGTTAAGATTAATGTTCTATCAACAATACTTtttactctttttattttttattttattttttttatgtaggggtggtaccctaaaccttaaacctaagcctaactgatagtgtcataaaaagcaaatgtgagatgaaaaataaagtttctgaagcaaccacatcaaccatgtgctcttcaggactcatacctcgGTCCTTTGTATTGCCTATGCAACACTCTGTCAGTTGGGCTACCACTCAGTTTGATCACATTTAAacaatgagtcatgcactatagttaatgtgttatatgtcataagattgcattatgtgaggaacatagcgaaaagtgtttatgaactgataatctgtcattttactcgtgatttgagtgaaaggggataaaagtcattgttttagcgcctctagtgttcattccaccaggaaattgccattacgtacaacaggccacataaaaatcattttccaaaaattgtgttattgtaacatgatacTTTGACCAtgttgcgaatgccactgggggagaaatatgacagtcgtaagagacagtaaaaaggtgacTTTCAAACCAATTTAACAGCATCCTTTCTCACGTAATCTCCTTTCTTGATTTCATTgtagctaggaaaaaagttactttttacttttttaatacttaagtacaatttaatgtgaatactttttttactttcactcaagtatattTTTGgttagatacttggacttttaaattgagtaaaattttcactcagtatccatactttcactttcaagtataatttctgagtactttttacaccactgctttcattgtatgtgccTACAGAGCCAAGATGACATATTTCGTCCTATTTAAAAAGACCAACGGAGCCACCTAATGGAGAAACTATATAATTAACTTTCTGACTTGAAAGGAAATCAAATGATTAAGTGCACTTTTAAAGATTTTCACTATCAGTGCCCTTGCTCTAAAACAGTGACTGAGTCAGGGGTGATATGATAAGTATGGTACATTtatctgtatattatatttattatgtcaTATAGAACATTATCAAAGGGATTTACCCAGTTTGAACAATCCTTTAAACATCAGTGACTATTTACTTTTGCTGCATCTTTCAGCCTTACACATTAGAAGATTACAGtggcaatttgatagaatataaGTTAACTTATAAAGAAGATTGCAAGATCCATGAAGTGAAGGGTTCAGCCCATGCCACTCATCATACACTGCAGCTGCCCTTGGGGGTTGCAAAGATTAATGTCAGTGCTGTTACATCAGCTGTGTCTTCCCCACCTGCACCTGTGAGCTTGATATATACAGGTGAGAACTTATGCTCTGAATTCTCAAGTGAAGATTATGTTAttcctatatatactgtatatatatatatatatatatatatatatatatatatatatatatatatatatatatatatatatatatatacacacacacacacacactaacggTCAAagcttttgaaacacttgactgaaatgtttctcatgatcttaaaaatcttttgctctttaggcgtatgtttaaatgtttgaatttagttttgtagacaaaaatataattgtgccaacatattaatttatttcattataaaactaaaatttaatataaaaaaaaaggtttttgaaattgatgactttgaccaaataataaaataaagcagccaataagtgcccaacatagatggaaact includes these proteins:
- the LOC127449464 gene encoding uncharacterized protein LOC127449464 isoform X3, whose translation is MAHCLRPGSQGWLKSTSQSLRYEMPKDGHVSIPRSVFDETVTYQVHVRGCNTLGESNSTFTFSVWDSVIPSTPEITKIAFEKSSLSPTIYWKSSEDSLKPSLRFRRAHDTQDWEKEMGTVMEFQVGSMLMQDVLNPLMPYQFELRVCVTSVNCSMWSHPYNATSPGIGKPAPIITCLTPEAGNSVYLAWDLPYYNEALIGVLGFVVQWQQSPVIRKRLQFCIPERFEATFQYTLRKPVEFLSLLLIKIMQKKRVH
- the LOC127449464 gene encoding uncharacterized protein LOC127449464 isoform X1 yields the protein MAHCLRPGSQGWLKSTSQSLRYEMPKDGHVSIPRSVFDETVTYQVHVRGCNTLGESNSTFTFSVWDSVIPSTPEITKIAFEKSSLSPTIYWKSSEDSLKPSLRFRRAHDTQDWEKEMGTVMEFQVGSMLMQDVLNPLMPYQFELRVCVTSVNCSMWSHPYNATSPGIGKPAPIITCLTPEAGNSVYLAWDLPYYNEALIGVLGFVVQWQQSPVIRKRLQFCIPERFEATFQYTLRKPVEFLSLLLIKIMQKKRVSLVYFQYICGVCLSHLILCV
- the LOC127449464 gene encoding uncharacterized protein LOC127449464 isoform X2; this translates as MAHCLRPGSQGWLKSTSQSLRYEMPKDGHVSIPRSVFDETVTYQVHVRGCNTLGESNSTFTFSVWDSVIPSTPEITKIAFEKSSLSPTIYWKSSEDSLKPSLRFRRAHDTQDWEKEMGTVMEFQVGSMLMQDVLNPLMPYQFELRVCVTSVNCSMWSHPYNATSPGIGKPAPIITCLTPEAGNSVYLAWDLPYYNEALIGVLGFVVQWQQSPVIRKRLQFCIPERFEATFQYTLRKPVEFLSLLLIKIMQKKRVII
- the LOC127449464 gene encoding uncharacterized protein LOC127449464 isoform X4 → MPKDGHVSIPRSVFDETVTYQVHVRGCNTLGESNSTFTFSVWDSVIPSTPEITKIAFEKSSLSPTIYWKSSEDSLKPSLRFRRAHDTQDWEKEMGTVMEFQVGSMLMQDVLNPLMPYQFELRVCVTSVNCSMWSHPYNATSPGIGKPAPIITCLTPEAGNSVYLAWDLPYYNEALIGVLGFVVQWQQSPVIRKRLQFCIPERFEATFQYTLRKPVEFLSLLLIKIMQKKRVSLVYFQYICGVCLSHLILCV